The Halalkalibacillus sediminis region TCCAACTGACTCCGACCGCATCGGAATCGAATATGTACATGAATTCCGGTAGTACCGGATTCAACATGCTATTGTTCAAAATGACTGTGAAGGTACCGAACAGCACCGCAAATACGACCAGCCATTTACTACTTATTTTACTCATTGAGCTACTTCCCCCGCATTATACTAAAAAACTTCGACTTACGAACTATTTTACACCTTTCGACGGTAAAAGAAAAGCTCACCTTTAGGTAAGCTTTTCGTTCATAGGATTAATTTTTCAATAAATAAATCAACGACTGAAGTTCAATCGACAGGTCAATATGGTGAACACGTACATCATCTGGTACGTCTAGTCTGGAAGGTGTGAAGTTCAATATCCCTTGTACGCCTGCTTCTACTAACGTCTCTGCCACTTGTTGTGAAACATGAGCCGGAACCGTCAAGATTGCTAAGTTAATACCTGTCCGATTGATTTCCTTTTCCAAGTCATCAATATGATAAATCGGTATACCCGCGATTTCTTTTCCAACCTTATCAGCATTAGAATCGAAAGCGATCTCAATCTGTGTATTATCATTTTTCATAAAGTTATAATGTAATAAAGCTGTCCCTAAGTTCCCTACACCGACCAAGGCAACTTTAGAGACTTCATGTTGATCTAATATGTTTCTGAAAAACTGGATCAAATGCTGAATATCATATCCGTACCCTTTTCGACCAAGTTCACCGAAGTATGAAAAATCCTTTCGAATTGTAGCAGAATCGACTTTAACAGCTTCGCTCAACTCTTTGGACGAAATCCGCTGTTTTCCTTGTTGGTATAATGTATTTAGATGTCTATAATACAAAGGCAATCGTTTGGCTGTTGCCTGTGGAATTTTTTCTTCTCCCATATGTAAAAGGCTCCTTTATGAGTAGTTGTTTAACCTTTCTAAAATCTAAAAAATAAGATACACTAGTCCACGTTGAGGTGAAAACTATGATTGTCATGCAATTAAATGAGATCAGTAAATCGTTTGGTGCTGACCTTATTTTATCGAAAATCAAATTAGAAGTACATCATGATGATAGAATTGCCATTGTGGGCCGTAACGGTGCCGGAAAATCGACACTACTCAAAATCATGGCCGGGCAAATGACTCATGATGATGGAGATATATTCAAACCGAAGGATGTTACGATTGGTTACTTAGCACAGCATACAGGACTCGATTCCAAGCGTACAATAAAGGAAGAAATGCTGACTGTGTTCGAATCAACCATCCGTTTAGAAAAAGAACTCCGTGAAATGGAAGCTAAAATGGCAGACCCAGACATCCTGGAGAATGCTGAAAAATATGAACTGTTATTAAGCAATTACGATGAGAAGCAAAACTACTTCCAATCGATCGGTGGCTTCCAGTACGAAGCTGAGATCGAAGCTGTCTTACATGGTTTGCAGTTCGGGTCCTTCGACTTCGAAACGCCGATTCATGAACTCAGCGGTGGCCAGAAAACAAGACTGGCATTAGGGAAGTTGCTTTTATCCAAGCCGAATATTTTGGTGTTGGATGAGCCGACGAACCATTTGGACATTCAAACCCTTTCCTGGTTAGAAACGTATATCAAAAATTATGACGGCGCTGTCGTCATCGTCTCACACGACCGATATTTTCTAGATGAAACGGTCAAAACTGTATACGATGTCGCTTTCCAGACCGCTACAAAATACAAAGGAAACTACACGACCTTTTTACAAAAACGTGCAGAACAATACGAGCTTCAGATGAAACGTTTCGAAAAACAGCAAGAAGAAATCAAGCAACTGGAAGAATTCGTGCAGAAAAACATTGCTCGTGACTCTACGAGTAAACGAGCTCAATCGAGACGAAAGAAACTAGAGAAGATGGAGCGCATCGAATCTCCCGATATTGACGATAAGTCGACTAAGTTCTCTTTTGAAATCGAACGGCGAAGTGGGAACGATGTGCTGAAAGTCGATGACCTGACGGCAAAATACGCTGCGTTGGACAAGCCGATTTTTCAAAATGTATCGTTCAGAATCAATCGAGCAGATCGTGTGGCAATCGTCGGACCTAACGGTGTCGGTAAGTCTACCCTTTTAAAAGCGCTTCTGAACCGGCTAACTCATGTAGAGGGCAATATTCAAGTGGGAACCAACGTCCAATTCGGTTATTACGACCAGGAGCAGTCATCTCTGACCGGAAACAAAACGGTTCTTCAAGAACTGTGGGACGATTATCCACTGAAGCCAGAGAAAGAGATCAGAACAATTTTAGGGAACTTCCTATTCAGTGGAGATGATGTTCTCAAGACGATCGGCATGCTCAGTGGTGGTGAGAAGGCCCGCATACTTCTTGCAAAATTGATGCTGCAAAGAGCGAATGTGTTGATTATGGACGAACCGACCAACCATTTGGACTTAGACAGTAAAGAAGTTTTAGAAGCAGCGTTGGCAGAGTATCCTGGGACGATTCTTTTCGTCTCTCACGACCGTTACTTCATCAATCGACTAGCTACACATGTGATGGAGATGACCGCTTCAGGCACACGTACATTCATCGGAGATTATGATTACTACATTGAAAAGCTGGAAGAAGAGAAAGAAATTGAAGCTCTTCAAAAAGCCAAGCACCAAGAACCAACACAAAACGAAAAAAACAAAAACCAATTCTATAATGATAAACAAGTAAAAAGTGAGATTCGTAAAATTGAACGTTCGATCCAATCAATTGAAGAACAGATCGAAGAACATGAAGCTATCATCGAAGTTGAAGGGCAAAAAATGTATGACCCTGAACTTACCGCAAATGCAGATGAGCTTCATAAGATTCAACAGACCATTCACGACAGCGAAGCAAAAGTCGAACAGCTGATGGAAGAGTGGGAAGAACTACAAGAACAACTCGGTCAATATAAATAAGATTAGCGCAAGCTCCCTCTAGGCACATTGTCTAGGCGCTGGAGCTCGACATCGAATCCAGGGTTTATTCCCTGGATTTTTTCTATACACAATTATTTTGTTCATTAACAGACTTATCCACAATTCAACCCCTTATTTGACGGTTATGCACAGACTTATGCACATTATCCACAGAAAAATTTGATTTTTTCCACAAAAATGTTCACAAGTTAGAAGCTGGTTACATCTGCTTTCATAAAAAAATCCACAGCTATGTGAATAACTGTGGATAATCACTATTCTAAGATTAAACCTGGATTAGCATTCAAAGTAAAATCAGAGAAATTTCCTTTTCTATATGAAATAGAAGCTGCCGCACCAATCATCGCGGCATTATCTGTGCATAAATGAAGAGGTGGTATCATCAACGTAATACCTGCATCCTTGAATCTCTCCTCCAAGGCTTCTCTCAATCCTTTATTCGCTGACACTCCCCCGGCAACAATCACTTGTTCGACTCCGTTTTCAACAGCAGCCCGGTACGTCTTTTCCACTAATACTTCAATCACACTAGCCTGAAATGAAGCCGCAATATCCTCTATTCTATACGTTTCATTTTTCTGCTTGAACTGATTCAATTGATTGATCACAGCTGTCTTCAAACCACTGAAACTGAAGTCAAAGGAATCTTTCTCCAACCATGCACGGGGAAAGTCATACACAGGCTCCCCTTGTTGGGCTAAGCGATCCAACTCAGGACCCCCAGGGTATGGCAAATTCAATGCTTTGGCAACTTTATCATATGCTTCTCCAGCTGCATCATCTCGAGTTTCTCCTATTACTTCATACTCTCCATGATCTTTCATGACGATCAGCTCAGTATGACCACCGGACACCACTAACGATAACAACGGGAACTGGAATTCGTTCTCTAAACGATTCGCATAAATATGCCCAGCTATATGATGCACACCAATAAGAGGCTTATTATGCGCAAATGCCAATGCCTTCGCTGCATTTACCCCGACTAATAAGGCCCCGACCAAACCTGGACCTTCTGTCACCGCAATGGCATCAATATCACTCATTGTAAGC contains the following coding sequences:
- a CDS encoding redox-sensing transcriptional repressor Rex; protein product: MGEEKIPQATAKRLPLYYRHLNTLYQQGKQRISSKELSEAVKVDSATIRKDFSYFGELGRKGYGYDIQHLIQFFRNILDQHEVSKVALVGVGNLGTALLHYNFMKNDNTQIEIAFDSNADKVGKEIAGIPIYHIDDLEKEINRTGINLAILTVPAHVSQQVAETLVEAGVQGILNFTPSRLDVPDDVRVHHIDLSIELQSLIYLLKN
- the abc-f gene encoding ribosomal protection-like ABC-F family protein; amino-acid sequence: MIVMQLNEISKSFGADLILSKIKLEVHHDDRIAIVGRNGAGKSTLLKIMAGQMTHDDGDIFKPKDVTIGYLAQHTGLDSKRTIKEEMLTVFESTIRLEKELREMEAKMADPDILENAEKYELLLSNYDEKQNYFQSIGGFQYEAEIEAVLHGLQFGSFDFETPIHELSGGQKTRLALGKLLLSKPNILVLDEPTNHLDIQTLSWLETYIKNYDGAVVIVSHDRYFLDETVKTVYDVAFQTATKYKGNYTTFLQKRAEQYELQMKRFEKQQEEIKQLEEFVQKNIARDSTSKRAQSRRKKLEKMERIESPDIDDKSTKFSFEIERRSGNDVLKVDDLTAKYAALDKPIFQNVSFRINRADRVAIVGPNGVGKSTLLKALLNRLTHVEGNIQVGTNVQFGYYDQEQSSLTGNKTVLQELWDDYPLKPEKEIRTILGNFLFSGDDVLKTIGMLSGGEKARILLAKLMLQRANVLIMDEPTNHLDLDSKEVLEAALAEYPGTILFVSHDRYFINRLATHVMEMTASGTRTFIGDYDYYIEKLEEEKEIEALQKAKHQEPTQNEKNKNQFYNDKQVKSEIRKIERSIQSIEEQIEEHEAIIEVEGQKMYDPELTANADELHKIQQTIHDSEAKVEQLMEEWEELQEQLGQYK
- the tsaD gene encoding tRNA (adenosine(37)-N6)-threonylcarbamoyltransferase complex transferase subunit TsaD, with the protein product MNEESNEIILAIETSCDETAVAIVQNGTELLANVVATQMEIHQRYGGVVPEIASRHHIQQMTLVLEQALEKAELTMSDIDAIAVTEGPGLVGALLVGVNAAKALAFAHNKPLIGVHHIAGHIYANRLENEFQFPLLSLVVSGGHTELIVMKDHGEYEVIGETRDDAAGEAYDKVAKALNLPYPGGPELDRLAQQGEPVYDFPRAWLEKDSFDFSFSGLKTAVINQLNQFKQKNETYRIEDIAASFQASVIEVLVEKTYRAAVENGVEQVIVAGGVSANKGLREALEERFKDAGITLMIPPLHLCTDNAAMIGAAASISYRKGNFSDFTLNANPGLILE